One window of the Lactobacillus sp. PV034 genome contains the following:
- a CDS encoding MarR family transcriptional regulator, giving the protein MDILTFNLVEDKIKKIIYQKCGLNQSQTRLLLYFDTNNNKKLSMGQLAAELNISLSTLSRQINQKKTLELVDLERSKINSTKMLCLNENGLKKVTQLTKLLEDIQLLLLNAWGKEELAHFQKQLNKVLVTLSEEVS; this is encoded by the coding sequence ATGGATATCCTAACTTTTAATTTAGTAGAAGATAAAATTAAGAAAATTATCTATCAAAAATGTGGTTTAAATCAATCTCAAACTCGCTTATTACTTTATTTTGATACAAACAATAATAAGAAGCTTTCTATGGGACAGTTGGCTGCAGAACTAAATATTTCGCTATCCACTTTAAGTAGACAAATTAACCAAAAGAAAACACTGGAATTAGTTGATTTGGAGCGCTCAAAAATTAATTCTACAAAGATGCTTTGTTTAAATGAAAATGGTTTAAAAAAAGTGACGCAATTGACAAAATTACTAGAGGATATTCAATTACTTCTATTAAATGCTTGGGGTAAAGAAGAATTGGCTCATTTTCAAAAGCAATTAAACAAAGTATTAGTAACTTTAAGTGAAGAAGTATCTTAA
- a CDS encoding DegV family protein gives MKIAVVTDSTSDLTSTELKENPNITVIPLPVIIDEKTYLDKVEIDAEQVFESQRNGSSFPKTSQPALGELLELFDKLHDEGYEAIIAIPLTSAISGFYNSLVRIAKDYPKYNLHPFDSGMTVRSMGMMVLAAARMAQNGLDVDEIFKRLEMMRDSMGVLFVVDDLQNLVHGGRLSNASAFIGTLLNIKPLLTFDKKTYEIRSFDKVRSLKRAIKKSEELAFKQIAESPYKDKLRFSIYNSNDEKQAGEVADKFEEMYPDATVDRQTFDAIVATHLGEKSLGITWILDPDKMDLN, from the coding sequence GTGAAAATTGCTGTTGTTACTGATAGTACGAGTGACCTTACTTCGACAGAATTAAAAGAAAATCCAAATATTACTGTTATTCCACTTCCAGTCATTATTGATGAAAAAACTTATTTAGATAAAGTGGAAATTGATGCAGAACAAGTTTTTGAATCACAAAGAAATGGTTCGTCTTTCCCTAAAACTTCTCAACCAGCATTAGGTGAATTGTTAGAGTTATTTGATAAGCTTCATGATGAGGGATATGAGGCTATTATTGCTATTCCTTTGACTTCAGCAATTTCTGGTTTCTATAATTCATTAGTTAGAATTGCAAAAGATTATCCAAAATACAATTTACATCCATTTGATTCTGGGATGACTGTTCGTTCTATGGGAATGATGGTACTAGCTGCTGCGCGAATGGCACAAAATGGTTTAGATGTAGATGAAATCTTTAAGCGACTTGAAATGATGCGTGATTCAATGGGCGTTTTATTCGTTGTTGATGATCTTCAAAACTTAGTTCATGGTGGTCGTTTAAGTAATGCAAGTGCTTTTATTGGAACTTTGTTAAATATCAAACCATTATTAACTTTTGATAAGAAGACTTATGAGATTAGAAGTTTTGATAAAGTACGCTCGTTAAAACGTGCTATTAAAAAGAGTGAAGAACTAGCATTTAAACAAATTGCAGAGTCGCCATATAAAGATAAATTGCGCTTCTCAATTTATAACTCTAATGACGAAAAGCAAGCTGGAGAAGTAGCTGATAAGTTCGAAGAAATGTATCCAGATGCAACAGTCGATCGTCAAACTTTTGATGCAATCGTAGCTACTCACCTTGGTGAAAAATCTCTAGGTATTACTTGGATTCTGGACCCTGATAAAATGGATTTAAATTAA
- a CDS encoding Rqc2 family fibronectin-binding protein — protein MAFDGLFIHSLLTSLSPTLEKGKLTKIYQPFEQDLILNFRKDRLNKKLLISANAQTPRFYLTTETIVNPDVAPTFVMVLRKYLEGSILQKIEQVGVERIVNFYFSNRNELGDEMQLILSVELMGRHSNVILYNATDNKIIDLLKRINPDENRARLLLPHAKYELPPLTEGINGLKLTEEEFNQLKQTYPEPIDLAKRFNGLDGDDRKEFTGYLEDDYSYSSLKTFFDQFDHPKGYVFQTQKHKDRFFIYLPYHLDLQLISSNTNVNEALEDFYQEQAKREWVRQKAKRIENIVSNERKKLEKKIIKLNQELDRAENSESYRIKGELLNTYLHQVKPGMQEITLPNYYENNKDLKIKLDVALSPARNAQKYFTRYQKLRNSIKHINEQLRITKENLDYFDSIQTAIDNADPQDIDAIIDELTNQGYLKQQTSHRRKKKITEKSLNTFKLSDGKTVLVGKNNYQNDWLTLKKADKKDYWFHVKNIPGSHVILQSDNPSETDIREAAEIAAYYSKAKHSAHVPVDYIQVKRIKKPNGAKPGFVIYTGQKSIQVTPDEETILKKRIK, from the coding sequence ATGGCTTTTGATGGTTTATTTATTCATAGTTTACTCACTAGTCTCTCTCCTACTTTAGAAAAGGGAAAGTTAACTAAGATTTACCAACCTTTTGAGCAAGATTTAATCTTAAATTTTAGAAAAGATAGACTAAATAAGAAACTTTTAATTTCGGCAAATGCTCAAACTCCACGTTTTTATTTAACTACTGAAACAATCGTTAATCCTGACGTTGCACCAACTTTTGTAATGGTATTACGCAAATACTTGGAAGGCTCAATTTTACAAAAAATTGAACAAGTTGGAGTTGAGCGCATAGTAAATTTTTATTTTTCCAACCGTAATGAACTAGGCGATGAAATGCAATTAATTCTATCAGTTGAATTGATGGGACGACATAGCAATGTAATTCTTTATAATGCAACTGATAATAAAATTATTGACCTTTTGAAAAGAATTAACCCTGATGAAAATAGAGCGCGCTTATTATTACCTCATGCCAAGTACGAATTGCCTCCACTAACTGAGGGTATAAACGGGTTAAAGCTTACTGAAGAAGAATTTAATCAGCTTAAGCAAACTTACCCTGAACCAATTGATCTCGCTAAACGTTTTAACGGTTTAGATGGAGATGACCGCAAAGAATTTACTGGTTATCTTGAAGATGATTATTCTTATTCTTCGTTAAAAACATTTTTTGACCAGTTTGATCATCCGAAGGGTTACGTCTTTCAAACACAGAAACATAAGGATCGTTTTTTCATTTATCTTCCCTATCATTTAGATCTTCAACTTATTTCCTCTAATACCAATGTGAATGAGGCTTTGGAAGATTTTTACCAAGAACAAGCAAAACGGGAATGGGTCCGTCAAAAAGCAAAACGTATTGAAAATATTGTTTCTAATGAAAGAAAAAAATTAGAAAAGAAAATAATTAAACTCAATCAAGAGTTAGATCGAGCTGAAAATTCAGAAAGTTACCGCATTAAAGGAGAACTATTAAATACTTATCTTCATCAAGTCAAACCAGGTATGCAAGAAATCACCTTGCCTAATTACTATGAAAATAATAAAGACTTAAAGATTAAATTAGATGTTGCTCTCTCACCTGCTCGAAATGCTCAAAAATACTTTACCCGGTATCAAAAACTACGTAATTCGATTAAGCATATAAATGAGCAATTAAGAATTACGAAAGAGAATTTAGATTATTTTGATTCAATTCAAACAGCAATTGATAATGCAGATCCCCAAGATATTGATGCCATCATTGATGAGTTGACTAACCAAGGTTATTTAAAGCAGCAAACCTCTCATCGTCGTAAAAAGAAGATAACGGAAAAATCACTCAATACATTTAAACTAAGTGATGGTAAAACAGTTTTAGTTGGTAAAAATAATTATCAAAATGACTGGTTAACTCTTAAAAAGGCTGATAAAAAGGATTATTGGTTCCATGTTAAAAATATTCCAGGGTCTCATGTCATTCTCCAGTCTGATAATCCCAGTGAAACAGATATTAGAGAGGCAGCAGAAATTGCAGCTTACTATTCTAAGGCTAAACATTCTGCTCATGTCCCGGTTGACTACATTCAAGTTAAACGAATTAAAAAGCCTAACGGTGCTAAACCAGGCTTTGTAATTTATACAGGACAAAAATCTATTCAAGTAACACCTGATGAAGAAACAATTTTGAAAAAAAGAATAAAATAA